A single region of the Ramlibacter henchirensis genome encodes:
- the tolB gene encoding Tol-Pal system beta propeller repeat protein TolB → MTSPAPWRRRHLIGLLGAAALPAWAQFRVEVTGVGLTQLPIAILPFRGEDQSPQKIAAILRADLERSGQFRAIAPPGIVVMDETSRPDVTPWRQAGADSLTAGSVTRLADGRYDVRFRLWDVVRGQDLGGQSYAVTVGDLRLAAHRIADFIYEKLTGDKGVFSTRIAYVTREGSRHNLWVADADGENAQSALASPEPIISPAWSASGTQLAYVSFESRKPVVYVHEVATGRRRLLANFRGSNSAPAWAPDGRTLAVTLSREGGSQLFVMDSGGGEPRRITQSAGIDTEPVYSPDGRSIYFVSDRGGAPQIYRMPASGGNPERVTFTGGYNISPSVSPDGRWLAYISRVQGNFKLHVMELPSGNAVAITDTTADESPSFAPNGRLIVYATRQGGRESLMTTTLDGKIKARLAGQGGDIREPDWGPYHR, encoded by the coding sequence ATGACCTCTCCCGCACCCTGGCGCCGGCGCCACCTGATCGGACTGCTCGGCGCCGCCGCCTTGCCCGCGTGGGCCCAGTTCCGGGTCGAGGTGACGGGCGTGGGCCTCACCCAGCTGCCCATCGCCATCCTGCCGTTCCGCGGCGAGGACCAGTCCCCGCAGAAGATCGCCGCGATCCTGCGCGCCGACCTCGAACGCAGCGGCCAGTTCCGCGCCATCGCGCCGCCCGGCATCGTGGTGATGGACGAGACCTCGCGCCCCGACGTCACGCCGTGGCGGCAGGCCGGCGCCGATTCGCTCACGGCCGGCAGCGTCACGCGGCTGGCCGACGGCCGCTACGACGTGCGGTTCCGCCTGTGGGACGTGGTGCGCGGGCAGGACCTCGGCGGCCAGAGCTACGCGGTCACGGTGGGCGACCTGCGCCTTGCCGCGCACCGCATCGCCGACTTCATCTACGAGAAGCTCACGGGCGACAAGGGCGTGTTCTCCACGCGCATCGCCTACGTCACGCGCGAAGGCAGCCGCCACAACCTGTGGGTGGCCGACGCCGACGGCGAGAACGCCCAGTCCGCGCTGGCCAGCCCCGAGCCGATCATCTCGCCGGCCTGGTCCGCCAGCGGCACCCAGCTCGCGTACGTGTCGTTCGAATCGCGCAAACCTGTGGTTTACGTGCACGAAGTCGCAACGGGTCGTCGCCGCCTGCTGGCCAATTTCCGCGGCTCCAACAGCGCGCCCGCGTGGGCGCCGGACGGCCGCACGCTCGCCGTGACCCTGAGCCGCGAGGGCGGCTCGCAGCTGTTCGTGATGGACTCGGGCGGCGGCGAACCGCGCCGGATCACGCAATCCGCCGGCATCGACACCGAGCCGGTGTATTCGCCCGACGGCCGCAGCATCTACTTCGTCAGCGACCGCGGCGGCGCCCCGCAGATCTACCGCATGCCCGCCAGCGGCGGCAATCCGGAGCGAGTCACCTTTACGGGGGGTTACAACATTTCCCCATCAGTCAGCCCGGATGGCCGCTGGCTCGCTTACATATCCCGCGTCCAGGGCAATTTCAAGCTGCATGTGATGGAGCTGCCCTCGGGCAACGCGGTGGCGATCACCGATACGACGGCCGACGAGAGCCCGAGCTTCGCGCCCAACGGCCGGTTGATCGTGTACGCCACGCGCCAGGGGGGGCGCGAGTCGCTGATGACCACCACGCTGGACGGGAAGATCAAGGCCCGTCTGGCGGGGCAGGGCGGCGACATCCGCGAACCCGACTGGGGTCCGTACCACAGATGA
- a CDS encoding glycosyltransferase family 2 protein, translated as MPTLSVIVIARNEARNITECVRSASFADEVIVLDSGSSDDTVERARAAGARVGVAADWQGFGVQKNRALALATGEWVFSLDCDERITPQLQQQIRQAIAAPGGHVAFSVNRSSSFCGQYMRHSGWSPDRVVRLFRRDAARFSDDLVHERVVAQGPVGRLPGELLHESMRDLESALVKLDRYSTAGARDLQRRGKRGSLATALGHGVWAFFRTYVLRRGFLDGALGFVLAVSIAEGTYYRYLKLWLLQRTPPVEPPR; from the coding sequence ATGCCCACGCTCTCCGTCATCGTCATCGCCCGCAACGAGGCCCGCAACATCACCGAATGCGTCCGCAGCGCGTCCTTCGCCGACGAAGTGATCGTGCTGGATTCCGGCAGCAGCGACGACACGGTCGAACGTGCCCGGGCCGCAGGCGCCCGGGTCGGCGTGGCGGCCGACTGGCAGGGTTTCGGCGTGCAGAAGAACCGGGCGCTGGCCCTGGCCACGGGCGAATGGGTGTTCTCGCTGGACTGCGACGAGCGCATCACGCCGCAGCTGCAGCAGCAGATCCGGCAGGCGATCGCGGCGCCGGGCGGCCACGTGGCCTTCTCCGTCAACCGCAGCTCCAGCTTCTGCGGCCAGTACATGCGCCATTCGGGCTGGTCGCCCGACCGGGTGGTGCGCCTGTTCCGCCGCGATGCGGCTCGCTTCTCCGATGACCTGGTGCACGAACGCGTGGTCGCGCAGGGCCCGGTGGGCCGCCTGCCGGGCGAGCTGCTGCACGAAAGCATGCGCGACCTGGAGTCGGCGCTGGTCAAGCTCGATCGCTATTCCACGGCGGGCGCGAGGGACCTGCAGCGGCGCGGCAAGCGCGGCTCGCTCGCGACGGCCCTCGGCCACGGCGTGTGGGCGTTCTTCCGCACCTACGTGCTGCGGCGCGGCTTCCTGGATGGCGCGCTCGGCTTCGTGCTGGCCGTCTCGATCGCCGAGGGCACGTACTACCGCTACCTGAAACTGTGGCTTCTGCAACGCACGCCTCCCGTAGAACCGCCGCGCTGA